From the Ammospiza caudacuta isolate bAmmCau1 chromosome 24, bAmmCau1.pri, whole genome shotgun sequence genome, one window contains:
- the ELF3 gene encoding ETS-related transcription factor Elf-3 has translation MAGSCEISNIFSNYISAMYQPDEVQPGLDMLGQLGDDSTLGLGLPASQPPAQSTDKPQWFSELPYLWSKVQVLEWISYHVEKNKYDASSIDFSCCNMDGRTLCHCSREQMRRIFGPLGDELYDRLHEITSDELNWIIDLLEKEDATSQTFLNSSQLELGNPCAKDSLEDLKPTNPFTDFTCLPGSMSPGSSDVSGPVMSHSPNSQDSGGSDLDLDPAESKLFSNEHFPGSKKGDSKHGKRKRGRPRKLSKESRDCLENRKSKHSPRGTHLWEFIRDILIHPELNEGLMKWEDRREGVFKFLRSEAVAQLWGQKKKNSSMTYEKLSRAMRYYYKREILERVDGRRLVYKFGKNSSGWKEEEVLNRNKEL, from the exons ATGGCAGGATCTTGTGAGATCAGCAACATCTTCTCCAACTACATCAGCGCCATGTACCAGCCTGACGAGGTGCAGCCAGGCTTGGACATGCTGGGACAGCTTGGGGATGACAGCACCCTGGGGCTCGGCCTCCCGGCCagccagcccccagcacagagcacag ACAAGCCCCAGTGGTTCAGTGAGCTCCCATACCTCTGGAGCAAGGTGCAGGTGCTGGAGTGGATCAGCTACCACGTGGAGAAGAACAAGTACGATGCCAGCTCCATCGACTTCTCCTGCTGCAACATGGACGGGCGCACGCTGTGCCACTGCAGCCGCGAGCAGATGCGCCGCATCTTCGGGCCCCTGGGGGACGAGCTCTACGACCGCCTGCACGAGATCA CCTCTGATGAGCTGAACTGGATCATTGatttgctggaaaaagaggatGCGACTTCCCAGACCTTCCTGAACTCCAGCCAGCTAG AGTTGGGAAATCCCTGTGCCAAGGACTCCTTGGAGGACTTAAAGCCCACAAACCCTTTCACAGACTTCACCTGCTTGCCAGGCTCCAtgtccccaggcagctctgatGTCTCAG GGCCTGTGATGTCCCACAGCCCCAACTCTCAGGACTCCGGTGGAAGTGACCTCGACCTCGACCCTGCAGAATCAAAGCTTTTCTCTAATG agcactTTCCAGGCAGCAAAAAAGGCGACAGCAAACATGGCAAGAGGAAACGGGGACGGCCCCGAAAACTCAGCAAGGAGAGCAGAGactgcctggagaacaggaaGAGCAAGCACT CCCCAAGAGGCACCCACCTGTGGGAGTTCATCCGGGACATCCTGATCCACCCCGAGCTCAATGAGGGGCTCATGAAGTGGGAGGATCGGCGCGAGGGCGTCTTCAAGTTCCTGCGCTCGGAggctgtggctcagctctggggccagaagaagaaaaacagcagcatgACCTATGAGAAGCTGAGCAGAGCCATGAG ATATTACTACAAACGAGAGATCCTGGAGAGGGTCGATGGACGGCGGCTGGTGTACAAGTTTGGGAAGAACTCCAGCggctggaaggaagaggaggtgCTCAACAGGAACAAGGAGCTGTAG